The proteins below are encoded in one region of Helianthus annuus cultivar XRQ/B chromosome 2, HanXRQr2.0-SUNRISE, whole genome shotgun sequence:
- the LOC110886119 gene encoding 4-hydroxy-3-methylbut-2-en-1-yl diphosphate synthase (ferredoxin), chloroplastic, whose translation MFWVSQVKARKYHMSSKPVPVPNFPADRRAEFEQLEYTDDDYQKELEDIEKVFVPLVEKCKKYGRAMGIGTNHGSLSDRIMSYFGDSPRGMVESAFEFARICRKLDFHNFVFSMKASNPVIMVQAYRLLVAEMYVQGWDYPLHLGVTEAGEGEDGRMKSAIGIGTLLQDGLGDTVRVYSLTEPSEEEIDPCRKLANLGISITS comes from the exons ATGTTCTGGGTGAGTCAGGTCAAGGCAAGGAAATATCATATGAGCTCgaaaccggtaccggtaccgaatttcccag CTGATCGGCGTGCCGAATTTGAGCAGCTGGAGTATACAGATGATGATTATCAAAAGGAACTTGAGGATATTGAGAAG GTTTTTGTCCCCTTGGTTGAAAAATGCAAGAAATACGGAAGAGCGATGGGCATTGGAACAAATCACGGGAGTCTTTCAGATCGTATCATGAGTTACTTTGGTGATTCTCCTAGGGGAATG GTTGAATCTGCATTTGAGTTTGCAAGAATCTGCAGGAAATTAGACTTCCATAACTTTGTATTTTCAATGAAAGCAAGCAATCCTGTGATTATGGTTCAAGCATATCGTCTTCTTGTAGCCGAAATGTATGTTCAGGGTTGGGACTATCCTTTGCATTTGGGAGTCACCGAAGCTGGTGAGGGTGAAGATGGACGTATGAAATCCGCAATCGGTATCGGGACACTTCTTCAG GATGGTCTTGGTGATACTGTAAGAGTTTATTCGCTTACCGAACCTTCAGAGGAAGAAATAGACCCGTGTAGGAAATTAGCCAATCTTG GTATCTCCATAACAAGTTGA